One Bacillus sp. es.036 DNA window includes the following coding sequences:
- a CDS encoding VWA domain-containing protein gives MKKGTLRQILLITDGCSNQGEDPVAMAALAREHGMTVNVIGVLDENERTDGLKEIENIALSGGGIHQLVYAKQLSHTVQMVTRKAMTQTIQGFIHKELQSILGQDKEIEDLPPDKRGQVVEVVDELGETMDLEVLIMIDTSASMQHKLPTVEDALLDLSISLHSRIGENEYALYAFPGKRKQVERLMDWTPILKDIHTIFPKLTTGGITPTGPALKEAIDAYQKKRSKRGLLDDGYIEESSS, from the coding sequence ATGAAAAAAGGAACACTACGGCAGATTCTTTTAATAACAGATGGATGTTCGAATCAGGGGGAAGATCCGGTGGCTATGGCTGCTCTTGCAAGAGAGCACGGGATGACGGTTAATGTAATAGGTGTACTTGATGAAAATGAGCGGACCGATGGATTAAAGGAAATAGAAAACATCGCTTTATCTGGCGGGGGCATCCACCAGCTAGTTTATGCGAAACAGCTATCGCATACGGTGCAAATGGTAACGCGTAAAGCAATGACCCAGACGATTCAAGGATTTATTCATAAGGAATTGCAATCGATCTTGGGTCAAGATAAAGAAATAGAAGACTTACCACCTGACAAACGGGGGCAGGTAGTCGAAGTGGTTGACGAACTGGGGGAAACGATGGATTTGGAAGTGTTAATTATGATTGATACAAGTGCGAGTATGCAGCATAAACTTCCAACAGTAGAAGATGCCCTGCTCGATCTTTCGATTAGTCTTCATTCAAGAATTGGTGAAAATGAGTATGCCCTTTATGCATTTCCCGGGAAACGAAAGCAGGTAGAGAGGCTGATGGATTGGACACCGATACTGAAGGATATTCATACCATATTCCCAAAACTAACAACGGGTGGTATTACGCCAACAGGTCCTGCCTTAAAAGAAGCCATTGATGCTTATCAGAAAAAACGTTCAAAGAGAGGGCTGCTAGATGACGGGTACATCGAAGAATCAAGTAGCTGA
- a CDS encoding protein kinase domain-containing protein, with amino-acid sequence MTGTSKNQVADVPRGTRISGKWNKQTYQIMKKLGSGALGTVYLADSIKGRVALKIGIDSMSITSEVNVLKQLSMVQGTVLGPFFYEIDDWERNGKCYPFYVMEYIDGEPLFAFINRRGKEWIGILMLQLLRDLSALHREGWVFGDLKPDNLLVEGSPPKLRWLDVGGTTSIGRSVKEFTEFFDRGYWGLGNRVAEPSYDLFSVAMIVLNAGYPKRFDRPKKGTEDYLMNKIENNQLLKEYKPILSKALLGKYQHASEMRQELFVLLQGGEKSKVRKNKSRSANSRVASRRNRPPAKKKRSGWIETVLLVAFLLFFYTLYLVGHIF; translated from the coding sequence ATGACGGGTACATCGAAGAATCAAGTAGCTGATGTTCCCCGTGGAACAAGAATTAGCGGGAAATGGAACAAACAAACCTATCAAATTATGAAAAAATTAGGGAGCGGTGCTCTCGGTACTGTGTATTTGGCAGACTCTATAAAAGGACGAGTAGCTTTAAAAATAGGAATTGACAGTATGTCCATTACGTCAGAAGTAAATGTTCTAAAGCAGCTTTCGATGGTCCAGGGAACAGTTCTTGGGCCGTTTTTCTATGAGATCGATGATTGGGAACGAAATGGGAAATGTTATCCTTTCTACGTCATGGAATACATTGATGGAGAACCGCTTTTTGCTTTTATTAATCGAAGAGGAAAAGAGTGGATTGGCATTTTAATGCTTCAATTGCTTCGTGACCTTTCGGCTCTTCATAGAGAAGGATGGGTTTTTGGGGATTTAAAGCCGGACAACCTTTTGGTTGAAGGATCCCCTCCAAAATTGAGGTGGCTCGATGTGGGAGGGACGACGTCGATAGGAAGGTCTGTTAAGGAATTCACGGAGTTTTTCGATCGGGGCTATTGGGGACTCGGTAATCGGGTAGCCGAGCCTTCCTATGATTTGTTTTCAGTAGCTATGATCGTTCTAAACGCTGGCTATCCAAAACGGTTTGACCGCCCCAAGAAAGGGACAGAAGACTATTTAATGAACAAGATTGAGAATAATCAACTTCTTAAAGAATATAAACCGATTCTTAGCAAAGCTTTACTCGGAAAGTATCAACACGCTTCAGAAATGAGGCAAGAACTCTTCGTTCTTTTACAAGGAGGAGAGAAATCGAAAGTACGTAAAAATAAAAGTCGCTCTGCTAATTCTCGAGTCGCATCACGTCGTAATCGTCCTCCAGCCAAGAAAAAACGGTCAGGGTGGATTGAAACCGTTCTTCTCGTAGCTTTCCTTCTATTCTTCTATACTTTATACTTAGTTGGTCACATTTTTTAA